One genomic region from Marmota flaviventris isolate mMarFla1 chromosome 6, mMarFla1.hap1, whole genome shotgun sequence encodes:
- the Prrt1 gene encoding proline-rich transmembrane protein 1 isoform X2, whose translation MTSEKSGLPDSVPHTSPPPYNAPQPPAEPPAPPPQAAPSSHHHHHHHYHQSGTATLPRLGAGGLASSSATAQRGPSSSATLPRPPHHAPPGPAAGAPPPGCATLPRMPPDPYLQETRFEGPLPPPPPAAAAPPPPAPAPTAQAPGFVVPTHAGAVGTLPLGGYVAPGYPLQLQPCTAYVPVYPVGTPYAGGTPGGTGVTSTLPPPPQGPGLALLEPRRPPHDYMPIAVLTTICCFWPTGIIAIFKAVQVRTALARGDMVSAEIASREARNFSFISLAVGIAAMVLCTILTVVIIIAAQHHENYWDP comes from the exons ATGACATCGGAAAAGTcag GCCTCCCGGACTCAGTTCCACACACTTCTCCACCTCCATACAAtgctccccagccccctgcagaacctcccgccccgcccccacAGGCAGCCCCCTCGTcgcaccatcaccatcaccaccactaccaccagtCTGGCACCGCCACCCTCCCGCGCTTAGGCGCAGGCGGCCTGGCCTCTTCCTCGGCCACAGCTCAACGCGGTCCCTCGTCCTCAGCCACACTACCCCGGCCCCCCCATCACGCCCCGCCTGGTCCGGCCGCCGGGGCTCCCCCACCCGGCTGCGCTACCTTGCCCCGCATGCCACCCGACCCTTACCTGCAGGAGACTCGCTTCGAGGGCCCActtcccccgccgccgcccgccgccgctGCCCCACCCCCGCCGGCGCCTGCACCGACTGCTCAGGCTCCTGGCTTCGTGGTGCCCACGCACGCGGGGGCGGTGGGCACTTTGCCGCTGGGGGGCTACGTAGCGCCCGGCTACCCGCTGCAGCTGCAGCCCTGTACTGCTTACGTGCCGGTCTATCCGGTGGGCACG CCTTATGCAGGCGGGACCCCAGGGGGAACTGGAGTGACCTCCACTCTCCCCCCGCCGCCCCAAGGCCCAGGGCTGGCCCTGCTGGAGCCGAGGCGCCCGCCACACGACTATATGCCCATTGCAGTGCTGACCACCATCTGCTGCTTCTGGCCTACGGGCATTATCGCCATCTTCAAGGCAGTGCAG GTGCGCACGGCCTTGGCCCGCGGAGACATGGTGTCTGCGGAGATCGCTTCACGCGAGGCTCGGAACTTCTCCTTCATCTCCCTGGCGGTGGGCATCGCAGCCATGGTGCTCTGTACTATCCTCACCGTAGTCATCATCATTGCCGCACAGCACCACGAAAACTACTGGGATCCCTAA
- the Prrt1 gene encoding proline-rich transmembrane protein 1 isoform X1 — MTSYHLPPPLPLPISISDCLLLILLLSSLPTYPFLGLLSLGLPDSVPHTSPPPYNAPQPPAEPPAPPPQAAPSSHHHHHHHYHQSGTATLPRLGAGGLASSSATAQRGPSSSATLPRPPHHAPPGPAAGAPPPGCATLPRMPPDPYLQETRFEGPLPPPPPAAAAPPPPAPAPTAQAPGFVVPTHAGAVGTLPLGGYVAPGYPLQLQPCTAYVPVYPVGTPYAGGTPGGTGVTSTLPPPPQGPGLALLEPRRPPHDYMPIAVLTTICCFWPTGIIAIFKAVQVRTALARGDMVSAEIASREARNFSFISLAVGIAAMVLCTILTVVIIIAAQHHENYWDP; from the exons ATGACTTCTTAtcacctccctcctcctctcccattACCTATCTCCATCTCTGACTGTCTCCTTCTGATCTTATTGCTGTCTTCTCTCCCCACTTACCCTTTCCTTGGCTTACTGTCCCTAGGCCTCCCGGACTCAGTTCCACACACTTCTCCACCTCCATACAAtgctccccagccccctgcagaacctcccgccccgcccccacAGGCAGCCCCCTCGTcgcaccatcaccatcaccaccactaccaccagtCTGGCACCGCCACCCTCCCGCGCTTAGGCGCAGGCGGCCTGGCCTCTTCCTCGGCCACAGCTCAACGCGGTCCCTCGTCCTCAGCCACACTACCCCGGCCCCCCCATCACGCCCCGCCTGGTCCGGCCGCCGGGGCTCCCCCACCCGGCTGCGCTACCTTGCCCCGCATGCCACCCGACCCTTACCTGCAGGAGACTCGCTTCGAGGGCCCActtcccccgccgccgcccgccgccgctGCCCCACCCCCGCCGGCGCCTGCACCGACTGCTCAGGCTCCTGGCTTCGTGGTGCCCACGCACGCGGGGGCGGTGGGCACTTTGCCGCTGGGGGGCTACGTAGCGCCCGGCTACCCGCTGCAGCTGCAGCCCTGTACTGCTTACGTGCCGGTCTATCCGGTGGGCACG CCTTATGCAGGCGGGACCCCAGGGGGAACTGGAGTGACCTCCACTCTCCCCCCGCCGCCCCAAGGCCCAGGGCTGGCCCTGCTGGAGCCGAGGCGCCCGCCACACGACTATATGCCCATTGCAGTGCTGACCACCATCTGCTGCTTCTGGCCTACGGGCATTATCGCCATCTTCAAGGCAGTGCAG GTGCGCACGGCCTTGGCCCGCGGAGACATGGTGTCTGCGGAGATCGCTTCACGCGAGGCTCGGAACTTCTCCTTCATCTCCCTGGCGGTGGGCATCGCAGCCATGGTGCTCTGTACTATCCTCACCGTAGTCATCATCATTGCCGCACAGCACCACGAAAACTACTGGGATCCCTAA